The Schistocerca piceifrons isolate TAMUIC-IGC-003096 chromosome 5, iqSchPice1.1, whole genome shotgun sequence DNA segment agaacgactgcctatatgcctccgtaggagCCCGAATTTCTGTTATCTTGTCTTCTGGGCCCTTACACGTAATGGAcgctgacggcagtagaatcgttctgcagtcgtctGTAAATGCCACTTCTTTAATCATTCTGAAGACGGTTTCGTGAAATTAAGTCGTCCtctctccagggactcccatttcacTTCACGAATGAGCTCTGTCATACTTACTTGTCGACTGAACGTATTGGTAACAACTCTAGCAACCCGCCCCTTTAATCCGCCTTGCTGGGAATGCCAAGCACTCGATTAGTTGTCAAATAGACTGCATACGAGTTCTACACAGGGCCTTCTTTATAGATGGGCTACGGTATcagaaaattctcccaataaatcaaatcTGGCCATTCGCCTCCCCTGTTACCGTCCTTATGAGCTAATTCCACTTCATATGGCTTTGCTACGCAGCGCCTAGATATTTTATCGATGTAACTTAATTAAACagtacactactaatactgtattcgaaaataGCATCGTTCTTTTTCTTAGTCTTCTGCAATAAGTTACACTTTTCTGCATTTAGGGGAAGCTGCCTTTCATCAAATCAAATAAAAGCATTGTCTAAGCAGTGGAGGATACAGAAAAacttcaaggagggggcgctaaagatatcttgtgCTACCTCTGGTTttactgtaaaaaaaataatcaagtcacacccaaatttttatttaaactgattacacacatatataagacaatgccatcttatgacatAAAAAAGTTGCAATTGCCGTTCTCTTCCATAAATGATGAATTCAATGCGgctattcttcctggaaaattggtTAATTATATCGTCAATAGAAGAATCAATGTCAGTGTGAGTGTTCAACGGAGCTAATCCATTAAGTCGATCGTCCTTCGTTCTCGACATCGAAGGTTCACTGCACAAGGAAACAGTAGAATACTCGCGACTTTTCTCGTACAAATGCCAGACGGAATAACGTATCCAGATCACTAGAAAGGCCGCGACTTTTCTGTAGGTAGGTGCTAgttatctatgtgccagacagaaacgtataaaatacagtGACGCGGACGcgtgtgctacataggaaagtacgaATACTCGATCACTctattcagtcgagtcgactgacgaaagaaacgaacgaatagcgtgcgtgCTGactccgggaggggggggggggaggtagggggaGGGTGGCGCCCCCAATCTTTATCCGCCACtatgtctaagtcatcctgtatcataCTTTTCTGTACACTCGAGCTCCATAAGCAAACATTCGCAGACTGCTGCTCGTCCTATtcgacagatcatttatgtatcaACAGGATGAAGTAGAAATGCAGCACCTGGCGATTGGCTTGCTACCTCTCATCACAATTCAAGACGGCAGTGTATCGAGCAAAACCTATTGCGGCCAAAAGCGAggttctggcaacactgtaactgcATGTAGCGTGGCCAAGAACAGGCGGCACGAATACTGCGCTGTTGTGGGGCTGTACCATTAGCTCAGTGAGGCGAGGCAATGATCGAGTCACGTTCAAACCAAACTCGTTTTGcagttaaagcatcaaactgtATTCAATTTACATCTCCACAATGCAGTATCCTGCGTATTTCTTTCtgctactgttacctttatttaaactgTTAGAGATAACATGGACGTAAATGATCACTTTGTTCCGTCCATAAAACTAAGCTAATAGAAAATAATGGCGGAAGTTGTGACTTTGTCTGTATCCGGTGAGGTACAAAAACACAAAAGGTACGTCGCACTAAAGTACGCTTGATACAACGCACAATAATTCCATTCCGCACATTAGAAGTCCAGAATTGTCATCACAGAGCCGGTACGGCCACTAATGACCAAGGTTCACTTTACAGAAGGTTTTCTaagcgaccaccttgcatttgcagACACTTCACCACTCTCTGGGTCAAAATTTTCTGGAGCCTACGCAACACATCATCACCTATCGCTGTCGAATCGGAATGCCCGTAAGCTGTTAGATAGTGTGCATCGGTGGAGTACTACAAACATATTTCTTTAAGTGTACCCAGaacctggaaacgcttcatttcaaTGGTTACTCACAATCACTCAAAAGCATGGCagtgcaccatcctgctgaaaccacagcATTTGCCGAACACCAAGTGGATCGTTTTCTAATATGTCAGGTAAAGTATCGCAAAGAAACACACGATACAGAAGCGCTTGAAAGCCACGCTCATAGGTGATATGAAAATACCTTCACCAGTGAAGTTGGATTCGTCAGTCCGTTTCGCGTTGTTTCTCTAATGTTCATTACTTTCCAACTGGTTCTAAAGCAATACACAAAACTGCACTCGTCAAAAGACACTTCTGGCAGCTGGTATTAAGTTGACGTGTTATGATATGGATGAAATTCTTCACCGTGAAACACTTAACCAACTAGTTTAGAGATATTTGGAAGTGCCTCGGAATATCACGGGTACTTCACCGAGGCCGCTGTTGAACTGTTTCAAGAACCGCGTCCtttgtggagtacgtctagtcctTGGACGACCACTGTCCATTAGTTCAGAACGAATATTATGGTTTTTCAGAAGGCGATGCTCCAGGCGACGGATAATATTCTTATCGGGATGATACCTATGAGGATATATGCACGTGCAGCAGCACCCCGCCCCGAAAGCATATAAACATtttcatcgtttgtgtactccatTGGGATGCCATCCTACATGATGTTGACAAGGCCAGCTATGGCTGCGGTCTGCGCAGCTGGTAGGCAGATGCCTGCAGTTTAATGAGTCCTATTGTCGTGTGATAGGCTGTTGTGGTCTGACAAAAtcatgtcctgcttataaacgagaACTCGAAAATGGATTCTGTTGTGTCGGCAGaatagccaacaccgtgttactagaggaggccgaaatgcacgcgttttatctcacgcaggctggcgtgaggggggaagaactatactgacgtgaggtctggaacatgaccaggaattagaattcagaaagcggacgcaattagttaaatacttaactttaatccattaatgatgaatgtcgctcttgacggtacatgagtcacaatattatctgttcagaagacatagtaactgaatatggcgcctccTAGGCCGTagaaaatgaagtagctgaaggctatgctaaactgtcgtctctgcaaatgagagcgtatgtagtcagtgacccatcgctagcaaagtcggttgtacaactggggcgagtgctaggcagtctctctagaccagacccaccgtgtggcgacgctcggtctgcaatcactgatagcggcgatACGCGGGTCCAACGAatagtaacggaccgcggccgatttaaaggctaccacccagcaagtgtggtgtctggcggtggcaccacagactccaaaataataagaaaataaataacgaaCCTGACGAGGATTTGAACAATAGCTCGGTGGTGGAGGTGGGTTTGATGTCCCAGCAGGGTACTCAGTGAGCAACAACGCCTGGTACGCTAGTGCGGAGTGATACACGTTGCTCTATGCGTTGCGCGATATGGATGCCTTGTCTGCTCCTCGTTTTTGTACTTATTACCTCAGAATGCACTCAATATGATTTTTCTAGCTAATCTTGGctcttgaatctggatgaggaatagCATGCGGACCTCGAAATGCACCATTTTTTCTTCGCGCTGTACAGAAAAAGACCCCacttgtcacacttccctggggcactccaggagACACCACTGTCTCAGAAGAACACGGGGAACCTACTCCAGATACTCGGACCTTAGTCTGTAGAGGGACACTGTGTAAAACGCTTTCCCGTAATCTAGGAATATCGAATCGGACTGTTGGCTCTTCTTCCATGGTTCTCTGTTTCGATGATGTTTAAAGTAGAGACAAAAATTCTGTACATGTAACTGTGAAATGTGTAGCCGTTACTACAACTAACGCAAGGATGCATTTAAATCATACATTTTCGTAATGGTGTAGCAATCCCACAACCTCAACTGACTGCCAGTCACTTTAATGCGTTTGCTCTTCTTGCAGAGAGACTGCCAAAATTTGTGGCCAACGGGTGCCTGGACTGCACGCCCAGCCAGCTGGAGAGAGCTATCAAGACCCTGAAGCACGTCACGGAGAAGTACCCTGAAGAGTGGGCCAAGCTGAAGGCCAAGTTCGACCCCACTGGGGAGTACGCCAAGAAGCACGCAGAGACCTGGAAGCAGCGCGGCATCACCTTCTGAGCCGACCCAAGCGCTGCACACACCATTCAGCTGACACGAAGTAGTCGGCCATGATATGTCGCCCACATGAATACTGTCCCAGAGATTCACAATCTGAAAATTCATAATTTTCACTGCAATGATTTTTCTCCATCCACACTGTGTCTTGAAGTGATGCGAAGTCACTCTTACTCTGTTAACATGTGGAATTACAAATAAAAGGTTCTTCAACTCTTCGTTTGTTCTGATTATCACTGAATGAGTAAAAATTTTCCCCACACTTTCTCCTTTTCTTACagacgcatgcacacacacacacacacacacacacacacacacacacacacacatacacacacacttttgAACAGAAGCTACCGAACTACCCGGAGTAGTTTATTATCGTAACTATAATTATACTGTGTTCCAGAAGTTTTGttctactatgaacagttcagagcATATTCTAAGTTACGCTATATTTTCCAGATCTCCGGTGCTAGAAGTTTTGTTGCTTTTTCGGAACAGTACGACCAGCCACCATTGGCAAACATAAGGAAAGGATGCATTTGACTGATAAGGGAAACGTATGACAAGGCTCTAACTTCGTGTGTCACTAACCCTTATGGCTTCTACGCGAAATCGTCTTAAGTATTTAGGAGTATCTCATTCAGTTTACTACATAAAAGCTGGTTGGAATGATCTGATGGTATTGTGTATCTTATTATGTGTATTAAAAAGCAAACAGTAACATGTAGTAGAGATCTTTTAGCATTTATCGTGCCTGTAAATGGACACCTACAGAGCTGTGTGTTACTTACAGGCAGTGAGCAGAGAGTTGCATTCCAATATACGAAAGAAGCCGATGCGAACAGGTAGCTGACTTTCATTACGTATTACCAGGACTTGGCATGTGTTCAATGCCCCCTTTCCTTCATAAGTGCACAGCAGACACATTCACACCTGAAATGTAAGTGGAAGACAATAACGTTTTGGGTATTAAATTAAATTTCCAAAGACTTTGGGTTGCGCATTACTTTTGGCTTCctgtgttctagaaaaaaatgCGAATTTGtgttgataattattactttacatcctgctatccccgtatgtgtgtgtgtgtgtgtgtgtgtgtgtgtgtgtgtgtgtgtctgtgtgtgtgtgtgtgtgtgtgtgtgtgtctttcggtATGTTTAAGTCATTATGCAAaccttctttattattattattttcacgaCGGAATTTTTAAACATTATATAAAGAATACATCAGGTGTTGGAAATATGATATaaatcattccacatttgcagaatacTTGAAACACCATCTAACCAATACAGGACATGATATGAAAATCATTAGCACCAAGAGACACTACAAAGACATTACAAAAGGTCGGGCACAATAGCAGAGAACAAATACGTGATAAACGAACAGACATATACTAGTGCAAACTCTCTCTGCTTAACTTAATAAAAGaagtgaaaatgtaaaaaaaaacacagacacacaacgggaagcgggagggggagggggaactcCGGAAAAggttaaaaatgaagtaaaataaactaaaataaaagatTTGCATTCCATATGATACTGAAATCACGACCTGGACCGTGGTGGGATACCAAATTCATTATCGTCCACGGTACGGCCCGGCAACTAGGAGTAATGGTCAGcggtaccattttttttttcatagcagtACCTCTTTAGTTGTCGTCCGTGCTATCCTTAAAGCACAACAGTACAgctacgatattctatgccccgttttggtGTCCTTTATGGCATGAAATAATTggcttaaatttcagcaggataacgcccggacccagcgaggtggcgcagtggttagcagcgaggactcgtattcgggaggacgacggctcaaaccagcgtccggccatcctgaattagattttccctaaatcgcttcaggcaagtgcaaggatggttcctttgacaggacacggccgactctcttccccatcctcccctaaacCGATgcgaccgataacctcgctgtttggtccactccccctgAAACAACCAGCCAACctccccgcccccccgccccctcccccacccgatAACGCTTCACCCAAAACACTTCGCCGCACGGGTGTTAGGGGCGCATTACAGCCACAGACTTTTTTTGTAGAAGTTTGTTATGCCGTTACAGATATGCTGTTATGTCACTGTCTAATCCAAACTCTAGGGGTGACTGTGACTAATACGTCTAGCGAACCAGAAAACTGTGATTTGATACTAACATCGGTCGTTAACGACAATTTTTACatgcactgaaacgtccccttttgaacaattacaaatgactgtgcttaacctaacacacaatatttttagcgcaacgcaatctgactttcaaaaaatccctacgaaagaatgggccctgactaacattaaactatacctttcacagatcacttacctcacaaaaatcttcgctactcaagctactgcaatacagcgagcgccactactgccagctaaataatagattcaaactacggaaggcactaactactgatagggatagttagcaaatgaaagatattaatagagaacaaacaatgtatttaccttgatatcatcatatataaatatagcagttcatgacaaatttcaaaactccgccatctctctccccacatccaccactgctggcggctcacctccaactgcgcaacgctacgcgctgttcacatccagctgccgctgcccaacactacaatggcgagtattacaacaatgcaaagcagccacagactgcacacagcacagccagtgattttcatacagaggtggcgttaccaataaaaaaacctaaacagcctacttacatagcccccatactccccacaaaaaattttacaaatttttttgggcactggccaatacatacttgttaaaatttttttcacaattacaataacaaagaaatcaaaggcacacacttattgatacaatgttggtcaaaagctaaaattttctcacagtccataaagacagtcctgattcatcacagtaaaattacagtgtttttcttttttttttcaaagtctgaacagtaaaagagaatgcacacagaagtagtggatttccatgcagtcttgaagaagtagtgtccttccatcagaaagacagtgctgactcttgacatgctgacaggtaatgggccacaacatagcaaacccacagcagagtcattcgacgttttgaagagtattggtaggtcatcacagagcagactttttttttttttttttttttttttagagaacgaacaatgtatttaccttgatatcatcatatataaatatagcagttcatgacaaatttcaaaactccgccatctctctcccaacatccaccactgctggcggctcacctccaactgcgcaacgctatgcgctgttcacatccagctgccgctgcccaacactacaatggcgagtattacaacaatgcaaagcagccacagactgcacacagcacagccagtgattttcatacagagctggcgttaccagtaaaaaaacctaaacagcctacttacagcacttCTTATCACCCCCTGTGGTTAGGATACATAACCCTTACAATATTATTATACAACTAATTTTACAGATAATGAGTCACATATAaacaaaatttgattgaaattgctCCAGACGTTCCTAAGTTAAACTTCTATGCCACCTCCGTTTTACCCTAATCCTTATAGCCAATAGGTGATCCTTATCACCGCAGAAACCTTCATGGTTTCACACACAACAACTCATGACATTTTAATCACAATCGTATGATTAGTACAGCATCGCGCAGAAGACGaacaaataaatattcattttttgtctattaGACTGACTGCAGTTGATTTTTGGCCAGTGTTGTGGTTCAGGACGGTATGAAGACGACTTACGTAATTAATAGGATTCACAATGTTTGTCATACACGATACATCTTAGACACATATGAACATCGGAAGCTAGAGACAGTTAAAGTTTTTGTTGGAATTAAAACACATCAACATAATCTGAAGCGCCtgagaaactggcataggcatgcgtatttaaatacagatatatgtaaacaggtagaatatggcgctaCCGTCAACAgggcctatataaggcaacaagcgtctggcgcagttgttacatcggtcactgctgctattGTAGCaggtaatcaaaatttaagtgaatttgaacgtggtgttgtatttggcgcacgagcgatgggccacagcatctccgaggtagcgatgaagtggggattttcccgtacgaccattttacgagcgtaccgtgaatatcaggaatcctgtaaaacatcaaatctcctgcatcgctgcggctggagcaagatcctgcaagaacgggaccaatgacgactgaagagaatcgtccattctgacagaagtgtagccctcccgaaaattgttgcagatttcaatgctgggccgtaagcgagtgtcagcatgcgaaccattcaacgaaataccatcgatatgggccttcggagccgaaggaccactcgtctacccttgatgactgtacgacacagagCTTTAGGCCTGGCCTGGGACCATCAACATCgttattggactgttggtgactgtaaacatgttacctggtcggacgagtctagtttcaaactgCATTGAGCGGATGGAGTGCACTGGTTTGAGACAGCCTCCTGAATCGATGgagcctgcatgtgagcaggggactgtttaaggtggtggaggctctgtaattgtggggGCGTGTTCAGTTGCAGTGATATGCGACCCctattacgtctagatacgactctggcaggtgacatgtacgtaagcatcccgtcagaacacctgcatccattcatgtccattgtgcattccgacggacttggtaaattcctgcagaacaatgcgacaccccacacctacagaattgctacagtgtaatgccaggaacactcttctgagtttgaacacttccgctggccaccaaactccccagtcatgaacattactgagcatagcTGGAGTCCaatgcaatgtactgttcagaagagatctccatcccctcgtattccTATAGATTCATGGAGAGATCTGCAGGGTTCCTGATGTTAGTTCTccgcagcactactccagacattagtcgagtccatgccacgtcgtattccggcccttctgcgtgctcgcgagggacCTACGTGATATTAGACACGCGAGATATCCGATTCAATGAAAAGAACTAATCAGCCACTGTAGAGCGCTTTATAACCTAAAGTTattgaattatgttacatgtgtaCTTATTTCTTATTGCTCTTTACTGACCGCCATTCAGTTTAGGgtattttcattttccattttagCGTAATTGTTATGtctggccccaattgtatttaaCTTGTTTGTATAtttatcgacccccagacatggtagtcaaccatcttaccattaaacaaccttagaatagttaggaatttcgcttcacagctgTGAACACCGAATATCAATATTTTACCTTCCTGTAGCTAATTTTAATAACTTTGCTATGTTATGAAGTCATACTTAGAATAAAAAATAAGAGTAGCAGTAGTGACAGTAGTTTGAATTGAAGTCACACACTTGAACCAGATGGCAAACAGACctatacctttcgcgggcaagtgctctaccatctgagctacccaagcacgactcacgccccctcctcaaagctttacttccgccggtacatCGTCTCCcatattccaaacttcacagaagctctcctgcaaaccttgccgaactagcactcctggaagaaaggataagatcaggtagagcacttgcccgcgaaagacaaaggtcccgagttcgagtctctgtccggcacacagttttaatctgccatgaagtttcaagttATGAATGATTTGTCCCAATAACAGAACTGCACTAAAATTCATCGAAGGAGCATTACTAGTAGCTACACTATTACTTGACATTCTCACTAAGGCAATATGGTATACGATGCGATATGTTGCGACAAAGGTGACGTGACACGACGGCTACCCATGCGACACCTATGTTCCCACAGGAGCGAAAAGACAAGCAAGAGGACAGAGCAAGCGGAAACAGCCTAGCGTGTGGTGCACTGCTGCCAGCCTCGTTGAAGATAACTTACAAATATGTCACGTATTTACTCGAGACTAGAAGAGGTATGGTGGTCGTTTCAGCGTTAAAAACAGTTTCGATATGTTAGATACTTTGGCATGCAGCATTATATGAAGTAAAATGCACCAAATGTAAACTGTCCATTGACTGCTGTTTTCACtggaaacatttcaaaatatgtgCTGCGTCTTACTTAATTTCGAAGTATTACAATAACTGTGGGCAGCAGTGAACAGAAAACCAGTTGATTATGAAATTGTGGTATCAGACTACAAGATAGAAAAAATGATAAATTTTTTATTGAATAATTTTCTCAAAATCGAATGAAAAATGCAGCATAGTGGAGACACGCACAATACCGAAAATAATGATACTTCTTAATTTTTCATAGAAAAGTAATAATGTTACCGAGAAATAGCTACTGATGAGTTTAAGTTTCCCTCCTTGTATAATATATAATACAGTTACATGGGGCAGCTACCACTCTGTATTGTGCTAGGTGATACGCAGAGAACCGTATAGGTGTTGTATCGCTGTTGCCCTAGTGTGGAGCATTTAAGTGGGTTCAAGCACGTTTCTATGTGCTCCGCAGATGCAGGTAGCTTTTGCGTTGTATCTTCAGTCGCATCGCGTATCGTATCACATGTCGTATAGCCTCAGTGAGGTCCACGCTCAGCTGGTGGCAACTCCCGGCACGAAGTGCAGTTAACTATAATGACGGAGTCCCTGCACATTTTCCCAGTCGACCACCAGGTAAAAACCGCTGCGCCTCGCCTAGATGCAATGATGAGCAGGTCGGCCTAGCAGATGCTGTACAGTTCCTCTCCGGCCCAAGTATGCGCCGCCGCGGTGCGTGTCCCTCTGCGTCGGGGTGCAGGGGGTGGAGAGGGCAGTGCTGGGACAATCGCACCCTTTATTGGAATGATCAGTGGTATCGGTCACCATTACCATCAGGCAACTTAAATCCCATACTGAGACCAGCGGAATAGTCCAGTGCAAATAACGATACAGTGAGCTGGTTAAATAGTAGTTTtatactgaaatgacaaaagtcattggatatgtTCTAACAACTTGTCCGACCCCCCTTTGCTCTGTAtattgcagcagctcgacatgtTATGGACTCAAAATGCAGTTGGAaatttcctgcagaaatactgagccatgctgcctctatagccttccataattgcgaaagtattgccggtgc contains these protein-coding regions:
- the LOC124798223 gene encoding ejaculatory bulb-specific protein 3-like gives rise to the protein MAGKLVLCCLLGLFVLCMEAAPQDKLDSFNVDEVLNNERLLKSYIQCMLDADEGRCTNEGKEIKKRLPKFVANGCLDCTPSQLERAIKTLKHVTEKYPEEWAKLKAKFDPTGEYAKKHAETWKQRGITF